A genome region from Planctomycetia bacterium includes the following:
- a CDS encoding isoprenylcysteine carboxylmethyltransferase family protein, translating to MALKEEWEAQGNWLFRWRSYLPFVLLLLVVQACLDFDYPQHLHSLQEAWMLCCLAVSLAGMAIRAHVVGHTPEGTSGRNTRQQIAECLNSRGWYSVVRHPLYLGNFLIWLGIALFFHHLWLTIAFCAVFWLYYERIMFAEEEFLRRKFGDAFVQWATGTPAFVPKKRQWRGPQTPLDWRKVIRREYTTAFGVLFAFGALEFVEHLIVERQLHIEPHWRFILPAGAMGYATLRWVKHRTTYLVSARQPST from the coding sequence ATGGCACTCAAAGAAGAGTGGGAAGCCCAGGGCAACTGGCTGTTTCGTTGGCGCAGCTACCTGCCGTTCGTATTGCTGTTGCTCGTGGTCCAGGCCTGCCTGGATTTTGACTACCCGCAGCACTTGCATTCCTTGCAAGAGGCCTGGATGCTCTGTTGTTTGGCGGTCTCGCTGGCCGGCATGGCCATTCGCGCGCATGTCGTCGGACATACGCCCGAAGGTACGTCGGGCCGCAATACGCGACAACAAATCGCCGAGTGCCTTAACTCGCGCGGCTGGTATTCGGTCGTCCGGCATCCGCTCTACTTGGGCAACTTCCTGATTTGGTTGGGAATCGCCCTGTTCTTTCATCACCTCTGGCTGACGATCGCCTTCTGCGCGGTGTTTTGGCTCTACTACGAGCGGATCATGTTTGCGGAAGAAGAGTTTCTCCGCCGCAAGTTCGGCGATGCCTTCGTGCAATGGGCCACAGGAACCCCGGCGTTCGTGCCAAAGAAGCGTCAGTGGCGAGGACCGCAAACGCCGCTGGATTGGCGCAAGGTAATTCGTCGCGAGTACACCACGGCCTTCGGAGTTCTGTTCGCCTTCGGCGCGCTCGAGTTTGTCGAGCATCTCATCGTCGAACGGCAGCTGCATATCGAGCCGCATTGGCGCTTCATCCTCCCGGCGGGTGCAATGGGCTATGCGACGCTGCGCTGGGTGAAACATCGGACGACGTACCTCGTCTCGGCACGGCAGCCATCGACCTAA
- a CDS encoding efflux RND transporter permease subunit, whose amino-acid sequence MLSAIVSASVRYRVVLLALCIALLVVGYRSLQRAPFDVFPEFAPPIVEIQTEAPGLSSEQVENLVTVPLENAMIGIPNVKTVRSKSVLGLSQVVLVLEHGADHLRVRQLVQERVATAARQLPTIAQAPVILQPLSSTSRVMKIGVWSEQLDQQQLTILALWTIRPKLMSVPGVANVAIWGQRNTQFQVLVDPDRLRAQGVSLDAVTRAAADATALDTGGFLDSPNQRMAIRHVSPVRTAEDLGQAVVDSPGSAPMLLCDVASVNTGFPPPIGDAVINDGPGLLLIVEKQPEGNTLDVTRGIEQALEVLKPALANVEIDSTIFRPATFIERAIHNLTRALAIGCALVIVILIAFLFDWRTAAISLTAIPLSLVTAVLLLTWAGATLNTMVLAGLVIALGELVDDAIIDVENIVRRVRLNRAAGSPLSAFEVVLRASLEVRSAVVFASLIVVLVFLPIFFLDGLAGAFFRPLAIAYVLAILASLVVALTVTPALSYVLLTGRAAERREPPLTRLLKRWYGGILPRIVTRPYLAMGLLTGAFLISGWLANGLGQEFLPHFRETDFLMHFVEKPGTSVEAMQRVTVEASRELRAIPGVRNFGAHIGRAEVADEVVGPNFTELWISIDEDVDYDATLKKIETVVHDYPGLYRDVLTYLRERIKEVLTGASASIVVRIYGPELDVLRSKAKEVEQAIGEVPGVSNLKTEPQVLVPQVEIRLKPDAAERFGITSGHVRRASTTLLKGLKVGEIFEGEKRFDVVVWGDPKVRTDVASLQSLPIDTPSGMQVRLGDVAEVFIAPTPNEIKRENTSRRLDVTCDVQGRDLASVAQEIEVAVHGLSYPSGYHPELLGEYAATRAATQRLYALAAAAMVGIVLLLHVDFQAWRPTLLVALTVPFALIGGVVAVWLSGGVLSLGSIVGFVTVLGIAARNGIMMISHFRHLELEEQQPFGADLVIRGAEERIAPILMTALATGLALVPLVVAGDQPGHEIEYPLAVVILGGLVTSTALNLFFVPALYLRFGRVPASTAA is encoded by the coding sequence ATGCTGTCCGCAATTGTCTCGGCGTCGGTGCGCTATCGCGTGGTGTTGCTGGCGCTCTGTATCGCGCTGCTGGTCGTGGGCTACCGATCATTGCAGCGCGCCCCGTTCGACGTCTTTCCCGAGTTCGCGCCGCCGATCGTCGAAATCCAGACGGAGGCCCCCGGGCTTTCCAGCGAGCAGGTTGAAAACCTGGTCACCGTGCCGTTGGAAAATGCCATGATCGGGATTCCGAACGTCAAGACCGTGCGCTCGAAATCGGTGCTCGGGCTTTCGCAGGTAGTCCTCGTGCTCGAACATGGCGCGGATCACCTGCGCGTGCGGCAGTTGGTACAGGAACGTGTGGCTACCGCTGCGCGTCAGCTTCCAACCATCGCGCAAGCCCCGGTGATTCTGCAACCGCTTTCCTCCACTAGCCGCGTGATGAAAATTGGCGTCTGGTCGGAACAGCTCGATCAACAACAGTTGACCATCCTGGCGCTGTGGACGATTCGCCCCAAGTTGATGAGCGTGCCGGGCGTCGCGAATGTGGCGATTTGGGGGCAACGCAATACACAATTTCAGGTCCTTGTCGATCCGGATCGCTTGCGGGCGCAGGGCGTGTCGCTCGACGCGGTGACGCGCGCGGCGGCCGACGCCACGGCGCTCGACACCGGCGGTTTCCTGGATTCCCCGAACCAACGGATGGCGATTCGCCACGTGTCGCCCGTGCGCACGGCGGAGGACTTGGGCCAGGCCGTCGTGGACTCGCCCGGCAGCGCGCCGATGCTCTTGTGCGATGTGGCGTCCGTCAACACCGGCTTCCCTCCGCCGATTGGCGACGCGGTGATCAACGATGGCCCAGGACTCTTGCTGATTGTCGAAAAACAACCAGAGGGAAACACGCTGGACGTCACGCGAGGCATTGAGCAGGCGTTGGAGGTCCTGAAGCCAGCCTTGGCCAACGTGGAGATCGACTCCACGATCTTTCGTCCGGCGACGTTCATCGAACGCGCGATCCACAACCTGACTCGGGCCTTAGCCATCGGCTGCGCCCTGGTCATCGTGATCCTGATCGCTTTCTTGTTCGACTGGCGGACCGCGGCAATTAGCTTGACGGCCATCCCCCTCTCCCTTGTGACCGCAGTTCTATTGCTTACCTGGGCAGGCGCGACGCTAAACACCATGGTTCTGGCCGGTCTGGTGATCGCCTTGGGAGAGTTGGTCGACGATGCCATTATCGATGTGGAGAACATCGTTCGCCGGGTGCGTTTGAACCGAGCCGCCGGCAGCCCGCTGTCGGCCTTTGAAGTTGTCCTGCGGGCGTCGCTCGAAGTCCGTAGTGCCGTCGTGTTCGCTAGTCTGATCGTCGTCCTCGTCTTCTTGCCGATTTTCTTCCTGGATGGTCTGGCGGGCGCATTCTTCCGTCCCTTGGCGATTGCTTACGTCTTGGCGATTCTTGCCTCGCTCGTAGTCGCACTGACCGTGACCCCTGCGCTGTCGTACGTGCTCCTCACGGGCCGAGCTGCCGAGCGACGCGAGCCCCCGCTCACACGCCTCCTGAAGCGATGGTACGGTGGCATCCTGCCGCGCATCGTCACCCGGCCCTATCTCGCCATGGGCTTGCTGACCGGTGCGTTTCTCATCTCTGGCTGGTTGGCGAATGGACTGGGGCAAGAGTTCTTGCCGCACTTTCGCGAAACCGACTTCTTAATGCACTTCGTGGAAAAACCCGGCACGTCCGTCGAGGCCATGCAGCGCGTCACGGTGGAAGCCAGCCGCGAGTTGCGCGCCATCCCGGGCGTCCGCAATTTCGGCGCGCACATCGGTCGCGCCGAAGTGGCCGACGAAGTTGTCGGCCCGAACTTTACGGAATTGTGGATCAGCATCGACGAAGACGTCGACTACGACGCAACCTTGAAAAAGATCGAGACCGTGGTTCACGACTACCCTGGATTGTATCGTGACGTACTAACTTACCTCCGCGAGCGCATCAAAGAGGTGCTGACCGGTGCGAGCGCTTCGATCGTCGTGCGCATCTACGGTCCGGAGTTGGACGTGCTGCGCTCCAAGGCGAAGGAAGTCGAACAAGCGATCGGCGAAGTTCCGGGCGTGAGCAATCTGAAGACGGAACCACAAGTCTTGGTGCCGCAGGTGGAAATCAGGCTCAAGCCGGATGCCGCGGAACGCTTCGGCATCACCTCCGGACATGTGCGCCGCGCATCAACGACGTTGCTTAAAGGCCTGAAAGTCGGCGAGATCTTCGAAGGGGAGAAGCGTTTTGACGTCGTCGTCTGGGGCGATCCCAAGGTCCGCACCGACGTCGCCTCGCTCCAATCGCTACCGATCGATACGCCCAGCGGCATGCAAGTGCGTTTGGGAGACGTCGCCGAGGTGTTCATCGCGCCCACGCCGAATGAAATCAAACGTGAAAACACCTCGCGCCGACTGGACGTCACTTGCGATGTGCAAGGTCGCGATCTGGCCTCGGTGGCGCAAGAAATCGAAGTCGCCGTCCATGGTTTGTCCTATCCGTCGGGCTACCATCCGGAACTTCTCGGCGAGTACGCGGCCACCCGCGCCGCTACGCAGCGGCTGTACGCACTGGCCGCCGCCGCTATGGTCGGGATCGTGTTGCTGTTGCACGTCGATTTTCAGGCCTGGCGGCCGACGCTGCTCGTGGCCCTGACGGTGCCGTTCGCCCTGATCGGCGGCGTCGTCGCGGTTTGGCTGAGCGGCGGCGTGTTATCCCTCGGCTCGATCGTCGGCTTCGTGACAGTGCTCGGAATCGCAGCCCGCAATGGCATCATGATGATCAGCCATTTCCGGCACTTGGAACTGGAAGAGCAGCAGCCATTCGGGGCTGACCTGGTCATTCGCGGCGCGGAAGAGCGCATTGCGCCCATTCTCATGACGGCCTTGGCCACTGGGCTGGCGCTCGTGCCATTAGTCGTCGCGGGCGATCAGCCCGGGCATGAAATCGAGTATCCGCTGGCCGTGGTTATTCTCGGCGGGCTCGTGACCTCGACGGCGCTCAATCTCTTTTTCGTGCCGGCGCTCTACCTCAGGTTCGGACGAGTCCCAGCCAGCACGGCCGCTTAG
- a CDS encoding efflux RND transporter periplasmic adaptor subunit — translation MIAPRRPCQREIKLAVLMYSLLCFGCSDDQGAGKVAGSKSPANVPKVLNEAQVNVITLTPAAVERLHLQYGTIERTGVRRVRIYGGEVLVPAGKTILVAAPLSGVLQATPNGVPQAGTTVAKGTPLFTLLPLLSPESRVTLDAAKTDAQGQFDTATAQLGATRIALDRAKRVFQTEAGSRRAVDDAQALFDVAQEAVEAAQARLTLLERALGATAEGTAAELDIVAPQAGLLRAVLALPDQQVPVGAPLVEIVNLERGWVRVPVYVGDLTALDREAEASIVDFTAQANVTGIPARPVVGPPSANPTAGTVDLFYEFDNPSLQYNPGQRVGVNLMLRGEADALSVPWNAVVQDVYGGSWVYAKAGEHAFERRRVSPRYLVDGRMVLADGPPEGTAVVTDGSAELFGTETGFSK, via the coding sequence ATGATTGCACCGCGCCGCCCTTGTCAGAGAGAAATCAAGCTGGCAGTGCTGATGTATTCGTTGCTGTGCTTCGGCTGTAGCGACGATCAGGGGGCGGGCAAGGTCGCTGGATCGAAATCGCCGGCTAATGTACCCAAGGTTTTGAACGAGGCGCAAGTCAATGTCATCACGCTTACGCCGGCGGCAGTAGAGCGGCTGCACCTGCAATATGGAACGATCGAACGCACTGGGGTTCGCCGCGTGCGCATCTATGGCGGCGAAGTACTGGTTCCCGCCGGCAAGACAATCCTTGTCGCAGCGCCGCTCAGTGGCGTACTGCAAGCCACGCCGAACGGAGTACCCCAAGCGGGAACCACCGTCGCGAAGGGAACGCCGCTGTTCACGCTTCTTCCACTCTTGTCGCCCGAGTCTCGAGTTACGCTCGATGCCGCGAAGACGGATGCCCAAGGGCAATTCGACACTGCCACGGCGCAACTCGGCGCGACCCGGATCGCACTCGACCGCGCCAAGCGCGTGTTTCAGACCGAAGCCGGCAGCCGTCGCGCGGTCGACGACGCCCAAGCACTCTTTGATGTGGCTCAGGAGGCGGTCGAGGCGGCCCAGGCGAGGCTGACGCTGTTGGAACGTGCCCTCGGGGCGACCGCTGAAGGGACAGCCGCCGAATTGGATATCGTTGCGCCGCAAGCGGGACTTCTGCGCGCGGTATTGGCGCTGCCCGACCAACAAGTCCCAGTCGGGGCTCCGCTCGTAGAAATTGTCAACTTGGAGCGAGGTTGGGTACGCGTGCCCGTGTATGTCGGGGATCTGACGGCGCTTGATCGCGAGGCCGAAGCCTCGATTGTGGACTTCACGGCCCAAGCGAATGTTACCGGAATTCCCGCGCGACCCGTCGTCGGTCCGCCCTCGGCCAATCCGACCGCAGGCACGGTGGATCTCTTCTATGAGTTCGACAATCCGTCGCTGCAGTACAATCCTGGCCAGCGTGTCGGCGTCAACCTAATGCTACGAGGCGAGGCCGACGCGCTCAGCGTACCGTGGAACGCCGTCGTGCAAGACGTGTACGGAGGCAGTTGGGTCTACGCGAAAGCGGGCGAGCATGCGTTCGAGCGTCGTCGCGTGTCGCCGCGCTATCTGGTCGATGGCCGCATGGTTTTGGCGGACGGTCCGCCGGAAGGGACGGCAGTCGTGACGGACGGGTCGGCCGAACTGTTCGGCACCGAAACCGGGTTCAGCAAATAG
- a CDS encoding isoprenylcysteine carboxylmethyltransferase family protein, whose protein sequence is MLAFAILAPFAVGALFSKPYVGEGTLGDLEFDLAAFVLFVCGAFFRFWATLYIGGRKGSGLATLGPYSLCRNPLYFGTFLMLMSLVVFLQNLTLAVGALLATFVYLRVTVGSEEFRLHHRFGDEYTSYCNTVPRFWPRLRGYRAPPVIEVNVVGLRRECLNALRWMIIPVAGEGLAYARTMELLPDLFHLP, encoded by the coding sequence TTGCTGGCCTTCGCCATTCTCGCCCCCTTCGCGGTCGGCGCGCTGTTTTCGAAGCCGTACGTGGGTGAAGGCACGCTGGGTGATCTGGAATTTGACCTGGCCGCGTTTGTCCTATTCGTTTGCGGAGCTTTCTTTCGCTTCTGGGCCACGCTCTATATCGGCGGGCGCAAGGGGAGCGGGCTGGCGACTTTGGGACCGTATTCGCTCTGCCGCAACCCGCTGTATTTCGGCACGTTCTTGATGCTGATGTCGCTCGTTGTTTTCCTGCAGAATCTGACCCTAGCGGTGGGGGCGTTACTGGCCACCTTTGTTTATCTTCGTGTGACCGTTGGCTCAGAAGAGTTTCGCCTTCATCATCGCTTTGGTGATGAGTACACGTCCTATTGCAATACTGTTCCCCGCTTCTGGCCTCGGCTGCGCGGATACCGCGCGCCCCCAGTCATTGAGGTCAACGTCGTCGGGCTGCGTCGAGAATGCCTCAACGCGCTGCGGTGGATGATCATTCCGGTCGCTGGAGAAGGGCTGGCCTACGCGCGCACGATGGAACTGCTGCCAGACCTGTTCCACCTCCCTTGA